The Longimicrobium sp. genome contains a region encoding:
- a CDS encoding non-ribosomal peptide synthetase, whose amino-acid sequence MTSAAPHRPLPSPAPAAGEVCAHHLFAASAAAMPDAPAVAFAGAEVSYAELDRRADAVAARLRSLGVRAETRVGVLMERGPELAAALLGVWKAGGAYVPLDPEYPAGRIAYVLEDAGAAAVLAHAPTLHLLPETGAAVVDVDGIAPGEGDGFVAPGLPAEALAYVIYTSGSTGRPKGVAVSHRSLVSHNRAATALFGLTAADRVAQIASIGFDISVEEIFPTWAAGGTVVFRPAGVPTLGPGFLAWIERERISVLDLPTALWHAWVAETGDDSHLPPSLRLVVVGGEKARAGALAAWRRVAGERVRWINTYGPTEATVTATSWEDRGQGTGDREQGEIPIGSAIANTRCLVLDGELRPVAEGEPGELCLGGEGVARGYLGRPALTAERFAPDPFSREGGARMYRTGDRVRWCESANVRECESNSPRDEAFSPPTPDRPTLAQPAAGRADPIPPPGSFGGGTGEARARERARGGEETRVNSPRDEPTLALSHSRTFALLFLGRLDEQVKIGGFRVEPGEVESVLAGHADVAHAAVVARDDGTGRTRLVAYVVPRAEAAADEAGLRRWLRARLPGYMVPSAIVRLDALPLTAHGKIDRRALPAPAALLPLEGDASPVGETERELAEIWAEVLAAPRIGAGDDFFDLGGHSLLGMQVLSRVRQRWGVELPVRALFDAPTPAALAARIDAARGRPVVPQPPLRPVLRDQPLPLSFAQQRLWFLHQMEPESPFYNIPAGVRLTGALDVDALRRALGEIVHRHESLRTTFAATADGSVQVVHPQGDRGQGTGDGEHGGFHLPVYDLRADPDAEAEARRIARMEAETPFDLTRDLLLRAVLVRVAEDEHLLVLNLHHVAGDGWSVGVLFRELAALYAAFRAGEPSPLPDLPVQYADFAVWQREWLREEVLEAQLAYWRGRLAGAPAVLELPTDRPRPATQSYRGAVVPFDVPAGLAARLREAARRADATPFMVLLAGFGLLIHRLSGRDDVVVGSPIAGRVRREVEGMIGFFVNTMALRTDLSGDPSFARLIARVRETTLDAYAHQDLPFERVVEELQPERTLSRNPLFQVAFALQNVAMEPVDAPGVRLRLEDVDSGTSKFDLFLEMLEEGGRLRGNLEYATDLWERASAERMVSLFMRLLEEMVGDANRPISAAGLLTDAARTELLAIGGETARAYPRDSTIPARFAAIAAACPDAVAVAWDGGAMSYAELDARSNRLAHHLIAHGVGPDAPVALLAERSPELVVAILSILKAGGAYVPLNPKYPRSRIALMLEDCGARLVITDGPREMGRAGMTVVRLDTDAAAIASRPADAPRVAIDAENAAYVIYTSGSTGRPKGVVVPHRAVLRLVIGNGFAEMGADQTWLQLAPVAFDASTLELWAPLLNGGRLAQYPPIEVDPAELGAFIRRQGVTGAWLTAGLFHAMVDVAPDAIFALRQLLAGGDVLSAPHVRRVLESAPHLCLINGYGPTENTTFSCCRTIVAADVACASIPIGTPISNSTAYVLDERMRPVPPGIPGELYVGGDGLARGYLGAPALTAERYVPHPFSDVPGARLYRTGDRVRWCESAKVRECESNSTRGGAFSPPTLQHPTLTQSVAGPADPVPPPGSFGGGKGEGRARERARGAEETRPDSSGDESTLALSHSRTFALQFLGRIDEQVKIRGYRIEPGEVAAVLERSPLVARAAVHVREDAPGEKRLAAYVIPAKRETVSGTEDGETADRQVRQWETLFDDVYTGSRGTEAGDETFDIVGWNSSYTGQPIPAAEMREWVDATVDRIRALHPRRVLEIGVGTGLLLFRVAPSAAEYVGTDISAQALARLEDRIRRADDLPPVRLLQREAAEFGGIGGGFDTAILNSVCQYFPGAEYFAEVVARTMDALADGGAFLIGDVRGLWTLDAFRTAIEFDGADGSVPTHDLRQRARRIVEEEEELVVEPDFFRALRRRIPRIGRVETRIKRGAHHNELTRHRFDVVLRAGPSPELPAAPAMEWDAALSISRIESILRADPASPLAVLGIPDARLWREMRIVEVLEMEDGPATVAEARALLDAEPSPAIDPEVLWRLGDTLGLAVDVRHAGPQAPGRIDALFRRVDDAARFPERPLAEKELIGFANDPLRAVQARDLVPRLRAWLKEQLPDHMVPSAVVVMDAFPLTPNGKVDRRALPAPEPVRLGGADVGTEPRTETERRIAEIWAEVLRLERVFVDDNFFDLGGHSLLATQLATRVREGFGISLPLHRIFEAPTVAALAAVVDGERDEVLAGLMDELDGLSDDEVRALLAAEESGAAAAGD is encoded by the coding sequence GTGACTTCCGCCGCACCGCATCGCCCGCTTCCGTCCCCCGCGCCCGCCGCGGGGGAGGTCTGCGCGCACCATCTGTTCGCGGCGAGCGCGGCGGCCATGCCGGACGCGCCCGCGGTGGCGTTCGCGGGGGCGGAGGTGTCGTACGCGGAGCTGGACCGGCGCGCGGATGCGGTCGCCGCGCGGCTGCGGTCACTGGGCGTGCGGGCGGAGACGCGCGTGGGCGTGCTGATGGAGCGCGGGCCGGAGCTGGCGGCGGCGCTGCTGGGCGTGTGGAAGGCCGGCGGCGCGTACGTTCCGCTGGACCCCGAGTACCCGGCCGGGCGCATCGCGTACGTGCTGGAGGATGCGGGCGCCGCGGCGGTCCTGGCGCACGCGCCCACGCTCCATCTTCTCCCGGAGACGGGCGCGGCGGTGGTCGACGTGGACGGCATCGCGCCGGGGGAGGGCGACGGTTTCGTCGCGCCGGGCTTGCCGGCGGAGGCGCTGGCGTACGTCATCTACACCTCCGGCTCCACCGGCCGGCCGAAGGGCGTCGCCGTCTCGCACCGCTCGCTCGTCTCGCACAACCGCGCGGCCACCGCGCTGTTCGGCCTCACCGCGGCGGACCGCGTGGCGCAGATCGCGTCCATCGGCTTCGACATCTCCGTCGAGGAGATCTTTCCCACCTGGGCGGCGGGTGGCACGGTCGTCTTCCGCCCCGCCGGCGTCCCCACGCTCGGCCCCGGCTTCCTCGCGTGGATCGAGCGCGAGCGCATCTCCGTCCTCGATCTCCCGACCGCGCTCTGGCACGCGTGGGTGGCGGAGACCGGGGACGATTCGCATCTCCCCCCCTCCCTCCGCCTCGTCGTCGTCGGCGGCGAGAAGGCGCGGGCGGGCGCGCTGGCGGCATGGCGGCGCGTCGCCGGCGAGCGGGTGCGCTGGATCAACACGTACGGCCCGACGGAGGCGACGGTCACCGCGACGTCGTGGGAAGACAGGGGACAGGGAACAGGGGACAGGGAACAGGGGGAGATTCCCATCGGCAGCGCCATCGCGAACACGCGCTGCCTGGTGCTGGACGGCGAGCTGCGGCCGGTCGCGGAGGGCGAGCCCGGCGAGCTGTGCCTGGGCGGCGAGGGCGTCGCGCGCGGCTACCTGGGCCGCCCCGCGCTGACGGCGGAGCGCTTCGCTCCCGACCCGTTTTCTCGCGAAGGCGGGGCGCGGATGTACCGGACGGGCGACCGTGTGAGATGGTGCGAAAGTGCGAACGTGCGAGAGTGCGAAAGTAACTCACCGCGTGATGAGGCTTTCTCGCCCCCGACACCCGATCGCCCGACGCTCGCGCAACCCGCCGCAGGCCGCGCCGATCCCATCCCTCCCCCAGGCAGTTTTGGGGGAGGGACAGGCGAGGCACGAGCCAGGGAGAGGGCTCGCGGAGGCGAGGAAACGCGCGTGAATTCGCCCCGCGACGAACCCACTCTCGCACTCTCGCACTCTCGCACTTTCGCACTTCTCTTCCTCGGCCGCCTGGACGAGCAGGTGAAGATCGGGGGCTTCCGCGTGGAGCCGGGCGAGGTGGAGTCCGTCCTGGCCGGGCACGCGGACGTCGCGCACGCCGCGGTCGTGGCGCGCGACGACGGCACCGGGCGGACGCGGCTGGTCGCCTACGTCGTCCCGCGCGCGGAAGCGGCCGCGGACGAGGCGGGGCTGCGGCGGTGGCTGCGCGCGCGGCTCCCCGGCTACATGGTGCCCTCCGCCATCGTGCGGCTGGACGCGCTGCCGCTGACGGCGCACGGCAAGATCGACCGCCGCGCGCTCCCCGCGCCCGCCGCGCTGCTGCCGCTGGAGGGCGATGCGTCGCCAGTGGGGGAGACGGAGCGCGAGCTGGCGGAGATCTGGGCCGAGGTGCTGGCCGCGCCGCGGATCGGCGCGGGGGACGACTTCTTCGACCTGGGCGGCCACTCGCTGCTGGGGATGCAGGTGCTGTCGCGCGTGCGGCAGCGCTGGGGCGTGGAGCTGCCGGTCCGCGCGCTCTTCGACGCGCCGACGCCAGCCGCGCTCGCCGCGCGCATCGACGCGGCGCGAGGGCGGCCCGTAGTCCCCCAGCCGCCGCTGCGGCCGGTGCTGCGCGACCAGCCGCTCCCGCTCTCGTTCGCGCAGCAGCGCCTCTGGTTCCTGCACCAGATGGAGCCCGAGAGCCCGTTCTACAACATCCCCGCCGGCGTCCGCCTCACCGGCGCGCTGGATGTGGACGCGCTCCGCCGCGCGCTCGGCGAGATCGTCCATCGCCACGAATCGCTGCGGACCACGTTCGCGGCGACGGCGGACGGGTCGGTGCAGGTCGTTCACCCACAAGGGGATAGGGGACAGGGGACGGGGGACGGGGAGCACGGCGGGTTCCATCTCCCGGTCTACGATCTGCGCGCGGATCCCGATGCGGAGGCAGAGGCGCGGCGGATCGCGCGGATGGAGGCGGAGACGCCGTTCGACCTGACGCGCGACCTGCTGCTGCGCGCGGTGCTCGTCCGCGTCGCCGAGGACGAGCATCTGCTGGTGCTCAATCTCCATCACGTCGCGGGGGACGGGTGGTCCGTCGGCGTGCTCTTCCGCGAGCTGGCGGCGCTGTACGCGGCGTTCCGCGCGGGTGAGCCGTCTCCGCTCCCCGACCTTCCCGTGCAGTACGCGGATTTCGCGGTGTGGCAGCGCGAATGGCTGCGCGAGGAGGTGCTGGAGGCGCAGCTCGCGTACTGGCGCGGCCGCCTCGCCGGCGCGCCCGCGGTGCTGGAGCTGCCGACGGACCGTCCGCGTCCGGCCACGCAGAGCTACCGCGGCGCCGTCGTCCCCTTCGACGTCCCCGCAGGGCTGGCGGCGCGGCTGCGCGAGGCGGCGCGGCGCGCGGACGCCACGCCGTTCATGGTGCTGCTGGCGGGCTTCGGGCTCCTCATCCACCGCCTCAGCGGCCGCGACGACGTGGTGGTCGGCTCGCCCATCGCGGGGCGCGTGCGGCGCGAGGTGGAGGGGATGATCGGGTTCTTCGTGAACACGATGGCGCTGCGCACCGACCTCTCCGGCGACCCCTCGTTCGCGCGGCTGATCGCGCGGGTGCGGGAGACGACGCTGGACGCGTACGCGCACCAGGACCTGCCGTTCGAGCGCGTGGTCGAGGAGCTGCAGCCGGAGCGGACGCTCAGCCGCAACCCGCTGTTCCAGGTGGCGTTCGCGCTGCAGAACGTGGCGATGGAGCCGGTGGACGCGCCCGGCGTGCGGCTGCGGCTGGAGGACGTGGACAGCGGCACCAGCAAGTTCGACCTCTTCCTGGAGATGCTGGAGGAGGGCGGCCGCCTCCGCGGAAACCTGGAGTACGCGACGGATCTCTGGGAGCGCGCGTCGGCCGAGCGGATGGTGTCGCTCTTCATGCGCCTGCTGGAGGAGATGGTTGGCGATGCAAACCGCCCCATCTCCGCCGCGGGGCTGCTGACCGATGCGGCGCGAACCGAGCTGCTCGCGATCGGAGGCGAGACGGCGCGCGCCTATCCGCGCGATTCCACCATCCCCGCGCGCTTCGCGGCGATCGCCGCCGCGTGCCCGGACGCCGTCGCCGTCGCGTGGGACGGCGGCGCGATGTCGTACGCGGAGCTGGACGCGCGCTCCAATCGTCTCGCGCACCACCTGATCGCGCACGGCGTCGGCCCGGACGCGCCCGTCGCGCTGCTGGCGGAGCGCTCGCCGGAGCTGGTCGTCGCCATCCTCTCGATCCTGAAGGCGGGCGGTGCCTACGTCCCCCTCAACCCCAAATATCCCCGCAGCCGCATCGCGCTGATGCTGGAGGATTGCGGCGCGCGGCTCGTGATCACCGACGGTCCGCGGGAGATGGGGCGCGCGGGGATGACGGTCGTGCGGCTGGACACGGACGCGGCGGCGATTGCGTCCCGACCGGCCGATGCGCCGCGTGTCGCCATCGATGCGGAGAACGCGGCGTACGTCATCTACACGTCGGGGTCGACAGGGCGGCCGAAGGGGGTGGTGGTGCCGCATCGCGCGGTGCTGCGGCTGGTGATCGGGAACGGCTTCGCCGAGATGGGCGCGGACCAGACGTGGCTCCAACTGGCCCCTGTAGCGTTCGACGCGAGCACGCTGGAGCTGTGGGCGCCGCTGCTGAACGGCGGCCGGCTGGCGCAGTATCCCCCCATCGAGGTGGACCCGGCGGAACTGGGTGCGTTCATCCGGCGGCAGGGCGTCACCGGCGCGTGGCTCACCGCTGGCCTCTTCCACGCGATGGTGGACGTCGCGCCCGACGCCATCTTCGCGCTGCGCCAGCTCCTGGCGGGCGGCGACGTCCTTTCCGCGCCGCACGTGCGCCGGGTGCTGGAATCGGCGCCGCATCTGTGCCTCATCAACGGCTACGGGCCCACCGAGAACACGACGTTCTCCTGCTGCCGCACCATCGTCGCGGCGGACGTGGCGTGCGCGTCCATCCCCATCGGCACGCCCATCTCCAACAGCACCGCGTACGTTCTGGACGAGCGGATGCGCCCCGTCCCTCCCGGCATCCCCGGCGAGCTGTACGTGGGCGGCGACGGCCTGGCGCGCGGCTACCTGGGCGCCCCCGCGCTGACGGCCGAGCGCTACGTCCCGCACCCGTTCAGCGACGTGCCCGGCGCGCGTCTGTACCGCACCGGCGACCGGGTGAGATGGTGCGAAAGTGCGAAAGTGCGAGAGTGCGAAAGTAACTCAACGCGCGGTGGCGCCTTTTCTCCTCCGACACTCCAGCACCCGACGCTTACGCAATCAGTTGCAGGCCCCGCCGATCCCGTCCCTCCCCCAGGCAGTTTTGGGGGAGGGAAAGGCGAGGGACGAGCCAGGGAGAGGGCCCGCGGAGCCGAGGAAACGCGCCCGGATTCGTCCGGCGACGAGTCCACTCTCGCACTTTCGCACTCTCGCACTTTCGCACTTCAGTTCCTCGGCCGCATCGACGAGCAGGTCAAAATTCGCGGCTACCGCATCGAGCCCGGCGAGGTCGCGGCGGTGCTGGAGCGCAGCCCGCTCGTGGCGCGCGCCGCCGTCCACGTGCGCGAGGACGCGCCGGGGGAGAAGCGCCTCGCCGCCTACGTCATCCCCGCGAAGCGCGAAACCGTCAGCGGCACGGAAGATGGGGAGACGGCGGACAGGCAGGTGCGGCAGTGGGAGACGCTGTTCGACGACGTCTACACCGGCTCGCGGGGGACGGAAGCGGGGGACGAGACCTTCGACATCGTCGGCTGGAACAGCTCGTACACCGGCCAGCCCATCCCCGCGGCCGAGATGCGCGAGTGGGTGGATGCCACCGTGGACCGCATCCGCGCGCTCCATCCGCGCCGCGTGCTGGAGATCGGCGTCGGCACCGGGCTCCTCCTCTTCCGCGTCGCCCCGTCCGCCGCGGAGTACGTGGGGACGGACATCAGCGCGCAGGCGCTGGCGCGGCTGGAGGATCGCATCCGCCGCGCGGACGATCTCCCGCCCGTGCGCCTGCTGCAGCGCGAGGCGGCGGAGTTCGGCGGCATCGGCGGAGGGTTCGACACCGCGATCCTGAACTCCGTCTGCCAGTACTTCCCCGGCGCGGAATATTTCGCGGAAGTCGTTGCCCGAACGATGGATGCGCTGGCGGACGGCGGCGCCTTCCTCATCGGCGACGTGCGCGGCCTGTGGACGCTGGACGCCTTCCGCACCGCCATCGAGTTCGACGGCGCGGACGGCTCCGTCCCCACGCACGACCTGCGGCAGCGCGCGCGGCGGATCGTGGAGGAGGAAGAGGAGCTGGTGGTGGAGCCCGACTTCTTCCGCGCGCTCCGCCGCCGCATCCCCCGCATCGGGCGCGTGGAGACGCGGATCAAGCGCGGCGCGCACCACAACGAGCTCACCCGCCACCGCTTCGACGTCGTCCTCCGCGCCGGCCCGTCCCCCGAACTCCCCGCCGCGCCGGCGATGGAGTGGGATGCGGCGCTCTCCATCTCCCGGATCGAATCCATCCTCCGCGCCGATCCCGCATCCCCGCTCGCCGTCCTCGGCATCCCCGACGCGCGGCTGTGGCGGGAGATGCGGATCGTGGAGGTGCTGGAGATGGAGGACGGCCCCGCCACCGTGGCCGAGGCGCGCGCGCTGCTGGACGCCGAGCCGTCGCCCGCCATCGACCCCGAAGTGCTGTGGAGGTTGGGAGATACGCTCGGCCTCGCGGTTGACGTCCGCCACGCGGGCCCGCAGGCGCCGGGGCGCATCGACGCGCTCTTCCGCCGCGTGGACGATGCCGCCCGCTTCCCCGAGCGGCCGCTGGCGGAGAAGGAGCTGATTGGCTTCGCCAACGACCCGCTCCGGGCGGTGCAGGCGCGCGATCTGGTGCCGCGGCTGCGCGCGTGGCTGAAGGAGCAGCTCCCCGATCACATGGTGCCATCGGCGGTGGTGGTGATGGACGCCTTCCCGCTGACGCCGAACGGGAAGGTGGACCGCCGCGCCCTTCCCGCGCCCGAGCCGGTGCGGCTGGGCGGCGCGGATGTGGGCACGGAGCCGCGGACGGAGACGGAACGGCGGATCGCGGAGATCTGGGCCGAGGTGCTGCGGCTGGAGCGCGTCTTCGTGGACGACAACTTCTTCGACCTGGGCGGGCACTCGCTCCTGGCCACGCAGCTGGCGACACGGGTGCGCGAGGGGTTCGGCATCTCGCTCCCCCTGCACCGCATCTTCGAGGCGCCGACCGTCGCCGCGCTGGCCGCGGTCGTGGACGGCGAGCGCGACGAGGTGCTGGCGGGGCTGATGGACGAGCTGGACGGCCTGAGCGACGACGAGGTGCGCGCGCTCCTGGCGGCCGAAGAGAGCGGCGCGGCCGCGGCGGGGGATTGA